Proteins from one Clupea harengus chromosome 17, Ch_v2.0.2, whole genome shotgun sequence genomic window:
- the LOC105889329 gene encoding very-long-chain enoyl-CoA reductase: protein MSRTIFFEVEILDSRTKEQLCFLDKVDPHSTIGDIKSLFHKSYPKWYPSRQSLKLDPKGKALKDDDVLQSLPVGTTATMYFRDLGPQLGWTMVFLAEYLGPLLIYLLFYFRVPYIYTHKFAFTASPYPVVSLACGCHSFHYIKRLIETIFVHRFSHGTMPLRTIVRNCVYYWGFSAWLAYYINHPLYTPPFYRDTQVNYSLMAFVLCEAGNFSIHLTLNNLRGDGPKSRRFPSPNKNPFTWLFFFVSCPNYTYEVGAWVSFSIMTQCVPVALFALLGFIQMTIWARSKHRTYTREFKDYPNLRMPILPFVL, encoded by the exons GTGGAAATTCTGGATTCAAGGACCAAAGAGCAGCTCTGCTTCCTGGACAAG GTTGACCCCCACTCAACCATAGGAGACATAAAGAGTCTTTTTCACAAGTCAT ACCCGAAGTGGTACCCCTCCAGACAATCGCTGAAGTTGGACCCCA AGGGGAAAGCCCTCAAAGATGATGACGTACTCCAGAGCCTACCTGTTGGGACCACAGCAACAATGTACTTCAGAGATCTGGGGCCACAGTTGGGATGGACAATG GTGTTCTTGGCTGAGTACTTGGGCCCTCTCCTGATTTACCTCCTTTTCTACTTCCGCGTGCcctacatctacacacacaagtttgcCTTCACAGCCAGTCCCTACCCTGTAGTGAG CCTGGCCTGTGGCTGTCACTCCTTCCACTACATCAAGAGGTTAATTGAAACTATATTTGTGCACCGCTTCTCCCATGGCACCATGCCTCTGAGGACAATAGTGAGG AACTGTGTCTATTATTGGGGCTTTTCAGCCTGGCTCGCCTACTACATCAACCACCCCCTCTACACACCACCAT TTTATAGGGACACACAAGTTAACTACTCACTGATGGCATTTGTG TTGTGTGAAGCAGGGAATTTCTCTATTCATTTGACCCTGAATAACCTCAGAGGAGACG GGCCAAAAAGCAGGAGGTTCCCCAGCCCAAATAAGAACCCCTTCACATGGCTTTTCTTCTTTGTGTCTTGCCCCAATTACACCTATGAG GTAGGGGCCTGGGTGAGCTTCTCCATCATGACTCAATGTGTTCCAG tggCCCTGTTTGCCCTGTTGGGCTTCATTCAGATGACCATCTGGGCAAGGAGCAAACACAGAACCTACACCCGAGAGTTTAAGGACTACCCTAATCTACGGATGCCTATTCTGCCTTTCGTcctttga